CATAAAAACTATCTCATAAGCCGGGTGAACTACCCGGCTTATTGGCTTATTTTTAGATGCCGTTCATTGTTTGAAACGGCTGCTCTGCTCGGGTTAAATTCAGCCTGTATTTTGTGGGCACCACACTGTTACGCCAAGGCCGTCTGAAATTTTCAGACGGCCTTAAACCTTAGCACCACACAAAAAACATCCCCCCGCATTGCCCTGCTGCTGCCCGGGTTAAATCCGGCGCAGGCAGACAAAACCGCCACGCCCATCAATATCAACTCTGCCGCCTTGCCGCGCGCCTGCCACCTGCACCGCTATGCCCGGTTCGGGCCGGGTTGAAACCGCCATAAAAAGTTTATAGCGTGGAAAAGATATCCGGTTGGGCAAAGGCCGTCTGAAAATTTCAGACGGCCTTTCGAATACTCAGATTGCTTTTTAAGCGTTATATTCCACACCCAGCTGTTGCAACAGGTTTTCCAGCGTTTCAGGGGTATCGAAATACAACACGATTTTGCCTTTTTTCTGGTTTCGGGTCTGCACTTCGGCATTCACACCCAATTTATCGGTAATTGCATCATTCAAACGGCGGATATCGGGATTGATTTTTTTGACGGTTTCTGTTTTTTTACCCTGATGCAGCAGTTGGCTGCGGCGTTCGACTTCGCGCACCGACCAGCCGTTTTTCACAGCCTTCTGCGCCAGCAACAGTTGCTCCACCACCGGCAAGGTCAGCAAAGCGCGGGCGTGGCCCATTTCCAAACGGCGCTGATAAAGCATATCCTGCACCGGCTCGGGCAATGCCAACAGACGCAGGCTGTTGGAAATGGCGCTGCGGCTTTTGCCCACGGCTTTGGCGATGGTTTCGTGCGTTAAACTGAATTCATCGGCCAGGCGTTTCAATCCGCGCGCTTCTTCGATAGGATTAAGGTTTTCGCGTTGCAGGTTTTCAATCAGACCCATCGCCAAGGCGGCTTCATCGCTGATGCTTTTCACCACCACGGGGATTTCCGTCAGGCCGGCCAGCCGACTGGCACGCCAGCGGCGCTCACCGGCAATCAGCTCGTATTGCGACAGGCCGCGCTCGCGCACGATAACGGGCTGGATAACGCCTTGCGCTTTGATGGATTCAGCAAGCTCGTGCAGGGCTTCATCGTCTATCTGCACACGCGGCTGGTAACGGCCGGGCTGGATATCGGTCACCGCTACCGTGGTCAGGCGCTCGTTGCTGCCGTCATCGATATTGTTGGAAATCAGTGAATCTAAGCCGCGGCCTAAGCCGCCTTTGGGTTTTGCCATGTGGGTGGCTCCTTTTTTCAGACGGCCTTAATTGTATCGGATATTGTGTTAGGGCGCACAGGCAGGGAAACTTGCGGGGCTTCCTGCCCGCATTCGGGGCGAAGTTGGAAAATTCGCTGCTGCCATATGGTTTTCACGGTTATCTGGAAAACCATATGCGATATTTGCCTGAATGGTGTAGATATTAAGATTGCCGCAGAGTTTGGAAAGGAAACGTTGTTATCGGTGCAGAATCTCCGCAGTTTCACGGCAGCCGGGCGGCGCGGATAAAATGGTGCGCCGTTTCAGGAGAATGGGAAAACAGTTTATGCTAAAAATCAGCCGGAGACAAACCATGCAGATCCTGAATTTGCATGATCTCGGCGTGCATATCTGGGCGGCAATACGGTAGAAATCATTGTCGAAAAGCATCTGCCCAAACAAACAGAACACGCGCTAAGCATAGATGAAAAAATATTATTTCTTCGGACGACGGATGGCCCTGCCATCACGCATGCTTAAAGCCATTAAAGTGAAATTTACCGCGCCTGCCAATAACTCTATCGCCTGTACGGTATAAAATATTGTGTCAAACCGGCCGGCAGCGGCACGCATATTCAGAAATAAGGCGCACGGTATCAATATCAACAATCCGTTTGCGGCG
This genomic interval from Neisseria musculi contains the following:
- a CDS encoding ParB/RepB/Spo0J family partition protein yields the protein MAKPKGGLGRGLDSLISNNIDDGSNERLTTVAVTDIQPGRYQPRVQIDDEALHELAESIKAQGVIQPVIVRERGLSQYELIAGERRWRASRLAGLTEIPVVVKSISDEAALAMGLIENLQRENLNPIEEARGLKRLADEFSLTHETIAKAVGKSRSAISNSLRLLALPEPVQDMLYQRRLEMGHARALLTLPVVEQLLLAQKAVKNGWSVREVERRSQLLHQGKKTETVKKINPDIRRLNDAITDKLGVNAEVQTRNQKKGKIVLYFDTPETLENLLQQLGVEYNA